The following proteins are co-located in the Fructilactobacillus carniphilus genome:
- a CDS encoding alpha/beta hydrolase: protein MIKKENVTFPVRELNDLEMKGQLFFPADFDPTKKHPAIVVNHPTSSDFNQTSGKIYATKLAQHGWLALAYDSPYQGQSAGEPHNSEIPFARTVGVIAAIDFLDTLDYVDPDKIGAMGICGGGGFTLNAAKIDKRIKAVAGVAPANVGMVYRETFGPNNDALIATLNDMAQQRTAEAQGAAVKHIPVLPASQEERIKSGITDIDIEQAIDYYLTPRGNDQYAPNQFVYTSLAFDFGYDPLDLADKLATQPLELIVGDIPGGFASYRFAYEYYDRAATQDKELTVFPNTTHYDLYDQPEATDKAVTKLDEFFTAKL, encoded by the coding sequence ATGATTAAAAAAGAAAACGTGACATTTCCAGTGCGGGAATTAAATGATTTAGAAATGAAAGGACAGCTATTTTTCCCGGCTGACTTCGATCCAACGAAAAAGCATCCGGCCATCGTGGTTAATCATCCCACTAGCAGTGATTTTAACCAGACATCCGGAAAAATTTATGCTACCAAACTGGCGCAACACGGATGGCTTGCCCTTGCATATGATTCCCCTTATCAAGGTCAAAGTGCTGGTGAACCACATAATTCAGAAATTCCATTTGCGCGTACAGTCGGTGTTATCGCTGCTATTGATTTTTTGGATACGTTAGACTACGTTGATCCTGATAAAATCGGCGCCATGGGAATCTGTGGTGGCGGTGGTTTCACGTTGAATGCTGCTAAAATTGATAAACGAATTAAAGCCGTAGCCGGAGTAGCTCCAGCTAACGTAGGGATGGTATATCGAGAAACCTTTGGACCTAATAATGATGCCCTGATTGCCACTCTAAATGATATGGCCCAACAACGAACTGCTGAAGCTCAAGGAGCAGCAGTTAAACATATTCCCGTTTTACCTGCTAGTCAAGAAGAGCGGATTAAATCCGGAATTACTGACATTGATATTGAACAAGCCATTGATTACTATTTAACCCCACGGGGCAATGATCAGTATGCACCCAACCAATTTGTTTACACTAGCTTAGCCTTTGACTTTGGCTATGATCCATTAGATCTAGCTGACAAATTGGCCACTCAACCGTTAGAATTAATCGTAGGAGATATTCCTGGGGGCTTTGCTTCCTATCGCTTTGCCTACGAATATTACGATCGAGCAGCCACTCAAGATAAGGAACTTACGGTCTTTCCTAACACAACTCACTACGATTTGTATGACCAACCTGAAGCAACCGACAAAGCAGTCACTAAATTAGATGAATTCTTCACGGCTAAACTTTAA
- a CDS encoding TetR family transcriptional regulator, translated as MTTDRRVIKTRAAIASSFKRLLERNDLEDITIKMICDEANIGRKTFYLHFSDKYELMDQFLNAHLEQLFAACQDLEPHQLEAKTLIWLEFFQTNQRFFANLFQSRSSYLFRQKFYEFTRKSLLDKNLQLDPIELEFIDYGIAGLMEALVVKNDFDNLSELAQKITQILLKFENGTK; from the coding sequence ATGACAACGGATCGGCGAGTAATTAAAACTAGAGCGGCAATTGCTTCGAGTTTTAAGCGATTACTGGAACGGAATGATTTAGAAGATATTACCATTAAAATGATTTGTGATGAGGCTAACATCGGTAGAAAAACGTTTTATTTACATTTTTCTGATAAATATGAATTAATGGATCAATTTCTAAATGCTCATCTGGAGCAATTATTTGCTGCTTGTCAGGATTTAGAGCCCCATCAGTTAGAAGCCAAAACGCTAATTTGGTTAGAATTTTTTCAAACCAACCAACGTTTTTTTGCTAATCTGTTTCAAAGTCGTTCTTCTTATTTATTTCGGCAAAAGTTTTATGAATTTACCCGGAAATCGTTATTGGATAAGAATTTGCAGTTAGACCCAATTGAATTGGAATTCATTGATTATGGAATCGCCGGTTTGATGGAAGCACTCGTGGTAAAAAATGACTTTGATAATCTTTCGGAGTTAGCCCAAAAAATCACCCAAATTTTACTGAAATTTGAAAATGGGACAAAATGA
- a CDS encoding SPJ_0845 family protein encodes MGLHINKQADLDEMLNKFAKINPKDNQRSDYLKKEDTEDRDAEAKRHDRFFKKDKK; translated from the coding sequence ATGGGATTACACATCAATAAGCAAGCGGATTTAGACGAAATGTTGAACAAATTTGCCAAAATTAACCCAAAAGATAACCAACGTAGTGATTATCTGAAAAAAGAAGATACAGAAGATCGTGACGCCGAAGCAAAACGCCACGACCGCTTCTTTAAGAAGGATAAAAAGTAA
- the uvrC gene encoding excinuclease ABC subunit UvrC, with protein sequence MASEHIENKLKLLPEKPGVYIMKDQNGKVIYVGKSKNLKNRVRSYFKSRQYGRRAKLVENIADYETIITATDKESFLLEITLIQKYRPYYNVRLKNGTGGYPYIKITNERDPRMLVTSYVKNDGAYYYGPYPNIYAADETLKFLQKMYPLRRCNGYQGRACLYYHMDQCLGACFREVPEAEYQAQIKKIKSFLNGNVTEAKQILTQRMNEAAQNLEFERAAEVRDQLNYIQATVEKQKIISHDYTQRDVFNFYADKGWLSIQVFYIRQARLMKRTKRLFPILSTPEEEVTNFIVQFYDQQDRVQPREILVPKSIDTDVITQLTGIPARTPVRGQKRALLRMAQENAKYVLDEKFRLLEMNQRKTVGAAHDLSQVLGLPSAHRIEAFDHSHIDGADLVSALVVFEDGKPNKNMYRKYKLKTVTHADEAASTREVIRRRYTRLLKEHAELPDLILMDGGEIQLNAVKDVLENELDLDIPVAGMVKNPKHKTADLLYGVNDQHVDLDPHSQAFYLVQRIQDEVHRFAISFHHDLHSKNSMTSRLDSIKGVGPKTRNKLLRNFGSMKKIEAASVEELQQLGISKTVAQTIHYSFANQVAAGEHTQK encoded by the coding sequence GTGGCTTCAGAACACATCGAAAATAAATTGAAATTGCTACCCGAAAAACCGGGCGTCTACATTATGAAGGATCAGAACGGCAAAGTAATCTACGTGGGGAAATCCAAAAATTTAAAAAACCGGGTTCGTTCCTACTTTAAAAGTCGGCAGTATGGACGACGAGCTAAACTGGTCGAGAACATTGCGGATTACGAAACTATTATTACGGCGACGGATAAGGAATCCTTTTTATTAGAAATCACCCTAATCCAAAAATATCGTCCTTACTATAACGTTCGGCTTAAAAACGGGACGGGTGGCTATCCATACATTAAAATTACCAACGAACGGGATCCACGGATGTTAGTAACTAGTTATGTAAAAAACGATGGGGCCTACTACTACGGACCTTATCCCAACATTTATGCAGCCGACGAAACGTTAAAATTTTTGCAGAAGATGTACCCGTTACGACGATGCAATGGATACCAAGGTCGAGCTTGCCTGTACTACCACATGGATCAGTGCCTCGGTGCTTGTTTTCGGGAGGTTCCCGAAGCGGAATACCAAGCACAGATTAAGAAGATTAAGTCCTTCTTAAATGGAAACGTGACGGAAGCCAAACAAATTTTGACGCAACGGATGAACGAAGCCGCTCAGAATTTAGAGTTTGAACGGGCAGCAGAGGTCCGGGATCAATTGAATTACATCCAGGCCACGGTCGAAAAGCAAAAGATTATTTCGCATGATTATACGCAGCGAGACGTCTTTAACTTTTACGCTGACAAAGGGTGGCTCTCGATTCAAGTGTTCTACATTCGCCAGGCTCGCTTAATGAAGCGAACGAAGCGCCTGTTTCCGATTTTGAGTACTCCCGAAGAAGAGGTCACGAACTTCATTGTGCAGTTTTATGACCAACAAGATCGGGTGCAACCCCGTGAAATTTTGGTGCCCAAGAGCATTGATACGGATGTGATTACGCAGTTAACCGGGATTCCGGCGCGGACGCCGGTGCGGGGGCAAAAACGGGCCTTGCTGCGGATGGCGCAGGAAAATGCCAAGTATGTGTTAGATGAAAAATTCCGGTTACTAGAAATGAACCAGCGCAAAACGGTCGGAGCCGCGCATGATCTGAGTCAAGTTTTAGGCTTACCGTCAGCACATCGGATTGAAGCCTTTGACCACTCTCATATTGATGGAGCCGATTTAGTTTCGGCTCTAGTGGTGTTTGAAGATGGAAAACCTAACAAAAACATGTACCGGAAGTACAAGTTAAAAACGGTTACCCATGCGGATGAAGCAGCTAGTACCAGAGAAGTCATTCGGCGACGTTACACGCGGTTACTAAAGGAACATGCTGAATTGCCGGATTTGATTTTGATGGATGGGGGTGAAATTCAGCTCAATGCCGTGAAGGATGTCTTAGAAAACGAGCTGGATTTGGACATTCCGGTGGCCGGGATGGTGAAGAATCCGAAGCATAAAACCGCTGATCTACTCTATGGAGTTAATGATCAGCACGTGGATTTGGATCCACACAGTCAGGCTTTTTATCTGGTGCAACGGATTCAGGACGAAGTGCACCGCTTTGCGATTAGCTTCCACCATGACCTACACAGTAAGAATTCGATGACCTCGCGGTTAGATAGCATTAAAGGGGTGGGACCAAAGACGCGAAACAAATTACTGCGTAACTTTGGGTCCATGAAGAAGATTGAAGCTGCTTCGGTCGAAGAATTGCAGCAGTTAGGCATTTCTAAAACGGTGGCGCAGACCATTCACTACTCCTTTGCCAACCAAGTGGCTGCAGGAGAACACACACAGAAGTAA